The following proteins come from a genomic window of Triticum aestivum cultivar Chinese Spring chromosome 6A, IWGSC CS RefSeq v2.1, whole genome shotgun sequence:
- the LOC123129240 gene encoding probable NOT transcription complex subunit VIP2, translating to MSGLLNSNLNTSTSNLPDSSGRPFTTSFSGQSGSVQGFHHSGLHNIHGNYSLPNMPGSLAQRNAAMSGLPSSGVQQPGGSISGRFASNNLPVAMSQIPHAHSGVSGRGMNVGGGQAFSSGMNMGGTIQGLSSNLGTSGNRNSVPGNPALGNLGPRITSSAGNIVGGSNIGRNISSGGLSVPSISSRIDFSGNAASGRLNVQGSNRMMNGLIPQGSSQLMNMIGSSYPTSGASLSQNQMQPGNSSLGSMGMLHDASDSAPFDINDFPQLTGRPNSAGGPQGQYGPLRKQGVGVNSIVQQNQEFSIQNEDFPALPGFKGGSSDYPMELHHKEQLHENVPVMQAQQYPVSRSVGFNLGSSYQPNRQQHQQGAANSIQSGGPQNIGLRPLNSQSQTSSLGSYEQLLQQYQQPQTQSPFRLQQMSSSAAQTYADHGLKPILGGRTPPDPYGLLGLLGVIRMNDPDLSSLALGIDLTTLGLNLNSPDNLYKTFGSPFSNEPAKGEPEYTTPACYVAEQPPALQPMHFQKFQTLILLYIFYSMPKDEAQICAANELYNRGWYYHKEARQWFTRITNMEPLVKTPTYERGSYAFFDQGNWETVRKDNFVLHYELVEKRPSLPSVSQIVR from the exons ATGTCCGGCTTGCTCAAT TCAAATCTTAACACTTCCACATCGAACCTTCCAGACTCATCCGGACGGCCATTCACAACATCCTTTTCTGGCCAATCTGGATCAGTTCAAGGTTTCCATCACTCTG GTCTGCACAACATTCATGGAAATTACAGTCTTCCAAATATGCCCGGATCACTTGCACAAAGGAATGCTGCGATGAGTGGCCTTCCATCCTCCGGTGTTCAACAGCCTGGAGGGAGCATTTCTGGGAGATTTGCTTCAAACAACCTCCCTGTTGCCATGTCTCAG ATTCCTCATGCACATTCAGGTGTCAGTGGTAGAGGAATGAATGTTGGTGGAGGTCAAGCATTCAGCAGTGGAATGAACATGGGTGGGACCATTCAAGGTTTGTCCTCAAACTTGGGCACCAGTGGTAATCGAAATTCTGTTCCTGGCAATCCAGCTTTAGGAAACCTGGGTCCACGTATTACAAGCTCCGCGGGAAACATTGTGGGTGGAAGTAACATTGGAAGAAATATAAGCTCTGGTGGATTGTCGGTGCCGAGTATCTCATCACGCATCGATTTTAGTGGCAATGCTGCAAGTGGAAGACTAAATGTGCAAGGATCCAACAGGATGATGAATGGCCTTATTCCGCAAG GATCGTCGCAACTGATGAATATGATTGGAAGTTCATACCCAACGTCTGGTGCTTCATTGTCCCAGAACCAAATGCAACCAGGAAATAGTTCTCTGGGTTCTATGGGGATGCTACATGACGCCAGTGACAGCGCTCCATTCGACATCAATGATTTCCCCCAATTGACTGGTCGACCTAATTCAGCTGGTGGTCCACAGGGACAATATG GACCACTACGGAAGCAAGGAGTTGGTGTTAACTCCATTGTTCAACAAAACCAGGAGTTCAGTATTCAGAACGAAGATTTCCCCGCTTTGCCAGGATTTAAAG GTGGCAGTTCAGATTATCCTATGGAGTTACATCACAAGGAACAACTTCACGAGAATGTACCTGTAATGCAAGCACAGCAATATCCT GTGTCAAGGTCAGTTGGGTTTAATTTGGGAAGTAGCTATCAACCAAATCGTCAGCAACATCAGCAGGGTGCTGCTAATTCA ATTCAGAGCGGTGGGCCCCAAAATATTGGACTAAGACCACTAAACTCTCAGAGTCAAACCTCTAGTCTGGGATCATACGAGCAACTGCTCCAGCAATACCAGCAGCCGCAGACTCAGAGTCCTTTCAGGTTGCAGCAGATGTCTTCTTCAGCTGCACAGACATATGCGGATCATGGTCTAAAGCCCATTCTGGGAGGCCGAACCCCACCTGATCCATACGGCTTGTTAGGATTGCTGGGAGTTATAAGGATGAATGATCCTGATTTGTCATCTCTTGCTTTGGGAATAGATTTGACAACCttgggtttgaatttgaattcaccAGACAATCTGTACAAGACATTTGGCTCTCCATTTTCAAATGAACCAGCAAAAGGAGAACCCGAATATACTACTCCAGCTTGTTATGTGGCTGAGCAACCCCCAGCACTACAG CCTATGCATTTTCAGAAGTTTCAGACACTCATACTGTTATACATATTCTACAG CATGCCGAAGGATGAAGCTCAAATATGTGCTGCCAATGAACT ATATAATCGTGGATGGTATTACCATAAAGAAGCACGGCAATGGTTCACAAGAATTACTAACATGGAGCCTCTTGTCAAAACTCCTACATATGAACGGGGGTCTTATGCCTTCTTTGATCAAGGCAATTGGGAGACAGTCCGTAAG GATAACTTTGTTCTCCATTATGAGCTAGTAGAGAAAAGGCCAAGTCTCCCTTCCGTATCCCAAATTGTTAGGTGA